A window of Melitaea cinxia chromosome 26, ilMelCinx1.1, whole genome shotgun sequence contains these coding sequences:
- the LOC123666643 gene encoding probable small nuclear ribonucleoprotein G: MSKAHPPELKKYMDKRLTVKLNAGRVVLGVLRGFDPFMNLVMDEAVEECKDGQNIAIGMVVIRGNSIIMLEALERI, encoded by the exons ATGTCGAAAGCTCACCCTCCAGAGTTAAAAAA GTACATGGACAAAAGACTTACAGTAAAATTGAACGCTGGCCGTGTAGTGCTTGGAGTGCTGAGAGGTTTTGATCCTTTCATGAATCTAGTTATGGACGAAGCCGTTGAAGAATGTAAAGATGGACAAAACATCGCTATTGGCATGGTG gtcATCAGAGGAAATAGCATCATTATGTTAGAAGCACTAGAAagaatataa